The following are from one region of the Chloracidobacterium sp. genome:
- a CDS encoding 1-acyl-sn-glycerol-3-phosphate acyltransferase, producing MKDIRATVRFVSFVIATFGLYGAWWITSFFIPNKLYWRQLAFELWTRSFVVVSGMKIEVIGEAPKPPFFLVSNHLSYVDIAALRAVARGVFVAKHEIKDWFLAGRIVRDMGIIFIDRKNRRDIPRAGAEIIQRLSDGEGVIVFPEGTSTKGEEILPFNSSFFEFAAKTDLPVSYASISYRTPPGGPTASEVVCWWDDTTFLAHMYRLFKIREFTAVVTFGDEPVLNIDRKKLADELWTKVHERFVPVI from the coding sequence ATGAAAGATATCAGAGCAACGGTCAGATTCGTTTCGTTCGTTATCGCTACGTTTGGACTTTACGGTGCGTGGTGGATCACGTCGTTCTTTATCCCTAACAAACTATATTGGCGGCAGCTTGCTTTCGAGCTTTGGACCCGCAGCTTCGTCGTCGTTTCGGGTATGAAGATCGAGGTGATCGGCGAGGCGCCAAAGCCGCCGTTCTTCCTGGTCTCAAATCATCTGAGCTACGTCGACATCGCTGCCCTTCGTGCCGTTGCCCGGGGCGTCTTCGTTGCCAAGCACGAGATAAAGGACTGGTTTCTGGCAGGCAGGATCGTCCGGGACATGGGCATCATCTTCATCGACCGAAAGAACCGCCGCGATATACCGCGGGCCGGAGCCGAGATCATACAACGACTCAGCGACGGCGAAGGCGTCATCGTCTTTCCGGAAGGGACGAGCACAAAGGGCGAAGAGATACTGCCTTTTAACTCTTCATTTTTCGAGTTTGCGGCAAAGACCGATCTGCCCGTGTCGTATGCCTCGATCTCGTACCGGACGCCGCCGGGCGGCCCGACCGCAAGCGAGGTCGTTTGCTGGTGGGACGATACGACCTTCTTGGCGCACATGTATCGGTTGTTCAAGATCCGCGAGTTCACGGCCGTCGTTACATTTGGCGATGAGCCGGTGCTGAACATCGATCGCAAGAAACTTGCCGACGAGCTCTGGACAAAAGTACATGAGCGTTTTGTCCCGGTCATCTGA
- the ribA gene encoding GTP cyclohydrolase II codes for MFDQGFVEIQDLTAANNDCPPRPREITVEKVAKAKLPTQIGDFEIAGYRSLSSNEEFVVLYKGEMRPDVPTLVRIHSQCLTGDVFGSIKCDCGPQLHRAMEMIEAEGRGAIVYQQQEGRGIGIINKIRAYALQDEGADTVEANEKLGFAIDARDYRQCAEILFDLGLCKVRVISNNPDKLNALEEAGLEIIERIPIEIESEAPAAHYLKTKKEKLGHLLNF; via the coding sequence ATGTTTGATCAAGGATTCGTGGAGATACAGGATTTGACCGCAGCGAACAACGATTGCCCGCCCCGCCCGCGAGAGATCACGGTCGAGAAGGTCGCGAAAGCCAAGCTGCCGACGCAGATCGGCGACTTTGAGATCGCCGGTTACCGTTCGCTCAGCAGCAATGAGGAGTTTGTGGTCCTTTACAAAGGCGAGATGCGGCCTGACGTTCCGACGCTTGTCCGCATTCATTCGCAATGTCTGACCGGCGACGTCTTCGGTTCGATAAAATGCGACTGCGGGCCGCAGCTGCATCGTGCGATGGAGATGATCGAAGCCGAAGGCCGCGGCGCGATCGTTTATCAGCAGCAGGAAGGCCGCGGTATCGGCATCATCAACAAGATACGCGCATACGCGCTCCAGGACGAAGGTGCCGACACGGTCGAAGCGAACGAAAAGCTAGGATTCGCTATCGACGCGCGCGATTACCGACAATGTGCCGAAATACTCTTTGACCTTGGACTTTGCAAGGTTCGCGTCATCTCAAACAACCCCGACAAGCTCAACGCGCTCGAAGAAGCCGGACTCGAGATCATCGAACGAATTCCGATCGAGATCGAGTCAGAGGCTCCTGCCGCCCATTACCTTAAGACGAAAAAAGAAAAACTCGGGCATTTGCTGAATTTCTGA
- a CDS encoding carboxypeptidase regulatory-like domain-containing protein: MNPSFPAFSSLTKKCLFLAAAVVFLTQTSLASTISGFVYTKNRVAIADIDVELLNENYQSRGRTKTDSSGRYTFTGLADGYYTIRVMPFRYDLEDQEATLEVTTIKITGSGQGNAYYTQDFYLSPKRGGLEAAELGVVFAQDIPKDARELYEAGLASFSRNRPDEGIVALRNAITIFPTYFDALARLGREMFTRRQYGDSAQMYMKAVEVNPKSATSLYYLGYSLHNIDRQYNKAALVALTSSLKLAPASPQVLFLTGKIQRIEGDYANSEKNLVQAKKLTKANVPEIHSELAQLYGNNLKKYNEAADELELYLKASKVAAAEQTQTRKIISDLREKAKNTPKGQ, encoded by the coding sequence ATGAATCCGTCTTTTCCAGCATTTTCTTCGCTGACGAAGAAGTGCCTTTTTCTCGCCGCCGCAGTCGTATTTCTGACCCAAACGTCTCTCGCCAGTACGATCTCCGGTTTTGTTTATACCAAGAATCGCGTTGCCATTGCCGACATCGACGTCGAATTGCTCAACGAAAACTACCAAAGCCGCGGTAGGACCAAAACCGATAGCTCGGGGCGCTATACGTTCACCGGGCTTGCCGACGGTTATTACACTATCAGAGTGATGCCGTTTCGCTATGACCTCGAGGATCAGGAAGCGACGCTCGAGGTTACGACGATAAAGATCACCGGATCGGGCCAGGGAAATGCCTATTACACGCAGGACTTTTATCTCTCGCCAAAACGCGGAGGATTAGAGGCCGCCGAATTGGGAGTGGTGTTCGCGCAGGATATACCTAAGGACGCACGTGAGCTGTACGAGGCAGGGCTCGCTAGCTTTTCGCGAAACCGTCCCGATGAGGGCATCGTTGCACTTCGGAATGCGATCACGATATTTCCTACGTATTTCGACGCTCTTGCCCGGCTCGGGCGCGAGATGTTCACGCGGCGACAATATGGCGATTCGGCTCAGATGTACATGAAGGCGGTCGAGGTAAATCCGAAGAGTGCGACATCGCTCTATTACCTTGGTTATTCGCTTCATAACATCGATCGTCAATATAATAAGGCTGCTCTTGTTGCCTTGACCAGCTCGCTGAAACTTGCCCCGGCTTCGCCGCAGGTCTTGTTTCTAACCGGCAAGATACAGCGGATCGAGGGCGATTATGCCAATTCCGAAAAGAATCTTGTTCAGGCGAAGAAACTGACTAAGGCGAATGTGCCCGAGATCCATAGCGAACTCGCACAGCTTTACGGCAATAACCTGAAGAAATATAACGAAGCGGCTGACGAACTTGAGCTTTACTTGAAGGCCAGCAAGGTGGCCGCGGCAGAACAGACCCAGACCCGAAAGATCATTTCGGACCTTCGGGAAAAGGCAAAGAACACGCCGAAGGGCCAATAA
- a CDS encoding TonB-dependent receptor, giving the protein MNKNFKFIASVLAFVFAFSAMAFGQGTTGSIEGTVTDANGAAVPNATVTVQSVGTTTGFSRTVTATSGGYVNIQGVPSGTYKVTISAANFAEKTAEVNVVVDKATSINSVLQVAGLTGEVEVIADSAVTIDTANNTVDTNITKRVFEALPSGTQFGSLLKIAPNVRPEPLNAGFQIDGASGAENVFVVDGQEVTNFRTGQLNSNNNLPFELLQEVQVKSTGFSAEYGGATGGVINAVTSGGNDQWRGNFGVSFTPSQLQGAPRDFLNRFSTTVAPEYFTPAKDGGTGFFPVASISGPLVKSKVWFSAIYAPQIFETTRTVDYYTTGNNPNGRAISETIKYNSNIRTDEMFFRLDAQPFSKLRVYGTFLFNPIIQEGVLPGGALAGGSLASWGNGSINNEGLNGAPQAAGSLRGAEFLGQQGGRQNSNSFNGQATYTPNNWMVLNFRAGRSFLNEKLNSYGLPRITRFICAAGWAASTTPGSNCTSGFQNIANNFQINYDVSTRTTFDIDASFVGIEAAGRHNFKVGYQFNRLFNTVDQGYADLGIVQLFYGRGIDTLTGENTPTAGNLGSGFMQRFGTIGEASSKNQSFFVQDSWTISKRLTLNLGVRFENEVVPNFGTTGTQAIEFGWGDKIAPRLGFAFDLTGDGKTKLFGSYGWFYDRFKYELPRGSFGGDFFRRDYFEILPSRGAAYQGYTFNAILGGRPDVLGGTCPIVGGPGYSVCQFDFRIATNSEGADIFSTGAIDPNIKAARQSEYTFGLERELGSNFVIAGRYTHKQVDRAIEDVGVFNDQGSEAYIIGNPGFGLVCEISNTANLPCPKANRDFDAVEVRLDKRATKYFFNASYTWSRLHGNYSGLASSDEFGRSSPNVNRFFDLPMLGFNANGDPDDGPLATDRPHVVKAYGGYTFNWFGANNNATTISAFTTFQSGTPQTTQYTQYAVTSAILFGRNDLGRTEMFSETDLSFSHRYKFGRDGRFTVEPFVNIRNLFDEKNVLTVQNTISNVDIRAAQLAANGCTTCTGEGEVFDTIFNRGGITQFILAYLANPTTSAANGRRNDYGLANRFQNPRDVRFGFRFFF; this is encoded by the coding sequence ATGAATAAGAACTTCAAATTCATAGCCTCCGTTCTCGCGTTCGTATTCGCCTTTTCGGCGATGGCGTTCGGTCAGGGAACGACGGGCAGTATTGAAGGAACCGTTACGGATGCGAACGGCGCGGCAGTTCCGAATGCCACCGTTACCGTCCAGAGCGTCGGTACAACAACCGGCTTCTCGCGTACCGTTACCGCAACGTCGGGCGGATACGTAAACATCCAGGGCGTTCCTTCAGGAACGTATAAGGTGACGATCTCGGCGGCGAACTTTGCTGAAAAAACAGCAGAGGTCAACGTTGTAGTCGACAAAGCAACGAGCATCAACTCAGTATTGCAGGTAGCCGGTCTTACCGGCGAGGTCGAAGTCATTGCAGATAGTGCGGTGACCATCGATACGGCTAACAATACGGTTGACACGAACATCACCAAGCGAGTTTTCGAGGCGCTCCCGAGCGGAACGCAGTTCGGCAGCTTGCTCAAGATCGCTCCGAACGTTCGTCCGGAACCGCTCAATGCCGGTTTCCAGATCGACGGTGCTTCGGGCGCAGAGAACGTTTTCGTCGTTGACGGCCAGGAAGTGACTAACTTCCGTACCGGCCAGCTCAACTCGAACAACAATCTTCCGTTCGAGCTTCTTCAGGAAGTACAGGTCAAATCGACCGGTTTCAGCGCCGAATACGGCGGTGCAACAGGCGGCGTTATCAACGCAGTAACCTCGGGCGGCAACGACCAGTGGCGCGGAAACTTTGGTGTTTCGTTCACGCCGTCGCAGCTGCAGGGAGCACCGCGTGACTTCCTTAACCGCTTTTCGACGACCGTTGCTCCGGAGTACTTTACTCCCGCGAAAGACGGCGGAACGGGATTCTTCCCGGTTGCGAGCATCAGCGGACCGCTTGTAAAGAGCAAGGTCTGGTTCTCAGCGATCTATGCTCCGCAGATCTTCGAGACGACCCGTACAGTTGATTACTACACCACCGGAAACAATCCGAATGGCCGTGCGATCAGCGAAACGATCAAGTACAACTCGAACATCCGAACGGATGAAATGTTCTTCCGTCTCGATGCTCAGCCGTTCTCGAAGCTCCGCGTGTACGGAACTTTCCTCTTTAACCCGATCATTCAGGAAGGTGTTTTGCCGGGCGGCGCACTTGCCGGCGGAAGTCTCGCCAGCTGGGGCAACGGCTCGATCAACAACGAAGGCTTGAACGGTGCTCCGCAAGCGGCTGGCTCGCTCCGCGGCGCCGAATTCCTCGGACAGCAGGGCGGCCGTCAGAACAGTAACTCGTTCAACGGACAGGCCACGTATACGCCAAACAACTGGATGGTGCTCAACTTCCGTGCAGGCCGCAGCTTCTTGAACGAAAAGCTGAACTCGTATGGACTCCCGCGAATCACTCGGTTCATCTGCGCAGCCGGATGGGCAGCCAGCACAACGCCTGGTTCGAACTGTACCAGCGGCTTCCAGAACATCGCGAACAACTTCCAGATCAACTACGACGTTTCGACCCGTACGACCTTTGATATTGACGCAAGTTTCGTCGGTATCGAGGCCGCTGGCCGTCACAACTTCAAAGTTGGTTATCAGTTCAACCGATTGTTCAATACGGTAGATCAGGGCTATGCCGATCTCGGCATCGTCCAGCTGTTTTACGGACGCGGTATCGACACCCTGACCGGTGAAAATACTCCGACGGCGGGCAACCTCGGTTCGGGCTTCATGCAGCGTTTCGGAACGATCGGTGAAGCGAGCAGCAAAAACCAGTCGTTCTTCGTTCAGGATTCATGGACGATCAGCAAGCGTCTGACGCTTAACCTCGGCGTCCGCTTTGAGAACGAAGTTGTTCCCAATTTCGGAACAACCGGCACACAGGCTATCGAATTCGGATGGGGCGATAAGATCGCACCGCGTCTTGGATTTGCATTCGACCTTACGGGCGACGGCAAGACCAAGCTTTTTGGTAGCTACGGCTGGTTCTACGACCGGTTCAAATACGAATTGCCCCGCGGTTCGTTTGGCGGCGACTTCTTCCGTCGTGACTATTTCGAGATCCTTCCGTCACGCGGAGCCGCTTATCAGGGCTACACGTTCAATGCGATCCTCGGCGGACGTCCCGACGTACTGGGCGGAACCTGCCCGATCGTCGGCGGCCCCGGTTATTCGGTTTGCCAGTTCGACTTCCGTATCGCAACCAATAGTGAAGGTGCCGACATCTTCTCGACAGGTGCGATCGATCCGAACATCAAAGCCGCTCGCCAGAGCGAATACACGTTCGGTCTTGAGCGTGAACTCGGCAGCAACTTCGTCATCGCCGGCCGTTACACCCATAAACAGGTTGACCGTGCTATCGAAGACGTAGGTGTTTTCAACGATCAGGGTTCGGAAGCTTACATCATCGGCAACCCGGGCTTTGGTCTGGTTTGCGAGATCTCGAACACAGCAAATCTGCCGTGTCCGAAAGCCAACCGTGACTTTGACGCAGTTGAGGTTCGCCTCGACAAGCGTGCGACCAAGTACTTCTTCAACGCCAGCTACACCTGGAGCCGTCTGCACGGCAACTATTCAGGTTTGGCCAGCTCAGATGAATTTGGCCGTTCGTCGCCGAACGTAAACCGCTTCTTTGACCTTCCGATGTTGGGCTTCAACGCGAACGGCGATCCGGACGATGGACCGCTCGCAACCGATCGCCCGCATGTCGTCAAGGCATACGGCGGATACACGTTCAATTGGTTTGGCGCGAACAACAACGCCACGACCATTTCGGCATTCACTACGTTCCAGTCAGGAACGCCGCAGACAACGCAGTACACCCAGTATGCTGTGACCTCGGCCATCCTTTTCGGACGTAATGACCTTGGCCGTACCGAGATGTTCTCAGAAACGGACCTCTCGTTCAGCCACCGCTACAAATTCGGACGCGATGGACGATTCACAGTTGAACCGTTCGTCAACATCCGCAATCTGTTTGACGAAAAGAATGTGTTGACCGTTCAGAACACGATCAGCAACGTTGACATCCGAGCTGCTCAGTTGGCAGCCAACGGCTGCACGACCTGTACCGGTGAAGGTGAAGTATTCGATACGATCTTCAACCGCGGCGGGATCACGCAGTTCATTCTTGCCTACCTCGCGAATCCGACGACATCGGCTGCGAACGGCCGCCGCAATGACTACGGTCTTGCGAACCGCTTCCAGAATCCGAGAGACGTCCGATTCGGTTTCCGCTTCTTCTTCTAA
- a CDS encoding energy transducer TonB yields the protein MTEVFRAQMQQAGQESSLRAAAVRCLVLAAAATLFAVSGHTQKLAFLTPENDPANAEFKQRLSDAVGSSGLKIVDSDAARIAFETVAVENPLNMAAREAQQAGAVIGCDIFIITAVTNQRRSSFQKAQYYEAAASVFVVSSRTGRLVHWRLADEEAASPEEANRLLFDSALPIAAELRKVIADAYKNDVALPSGGQAIQALDPESAAAAGIRSPIPYKRIKPVYTPQAYLFGVRATVDAEVDIDGSGNILRIDIVRWAGYGLDESVAEAIRTMNWRPAERGGKTLPMRVLLRYNFIKIEKEEP from the coding sequence ATGACCGAAGTCTTCCGAGCGCAAATGCAGCAGGCCGGGCAGGAAAGCTCGCTGCGGGCGGCTGCGGTTCGCTGTCTCGTCCTCGCGGCCGCGGCAACACTTTTCGCCGTCAGCGGCCACACGCAAAAGCTCGCCTTTCTAACGCCTGAGAACGACCCCGCGAATGCCGAATTCAAACAGCGGCTGTCAGACGCTGTCGGCAGCAGCGGGCTAAAGATCGTTGACAGTGACGCAGCCAGGATCGCTTTCGAAACCGTTGCGGTCGAAAATCCGCTGAACATGGCGGCCCGTGAGGCACAGCAGGCCGGAGCCGTTATCGGGTGCGACATATTCATCATCACCGCGGTGACAAACCAGCGGAGAAGTTCGTTTCAAAAGGCCCAGTATTACGAAGCGGCAGCAAGCGTTTTCGTTGTAAGTTCGCGCACCGGCAGGCTGGTTCACTGGAGGCTGGCCGATGAAGAAGCGGCCTCGCCGGAGGAGGCGAATCGCCTGCTTTTCGATTCCGCCTTACCGATCGCGGCCGAGCTGCGCAAGGTCATCGCCGACGCTTACAAGAACGACGTCGCCCTTCCGTCAGGCGGACAGGCGATCCAGGCGCTCGACCCCGAATCGGCCGCGGCGGCAGGCATTCGTTCGCCGATACCTTACAAGCGGATCAAACCGGTCTACACGCCGCAGGCTTATCTTTTCGGAGTTCGGGCAACGGTCGACGCCGAGGTCGACATTGACGGGTCGGGCAATATCCTCCGGATCGATATCGTTCGCTGGGCCGGATACGGCCTCGACGAATCGGTCGCCGAAGCGATCCGGACTATGAATTGGCGGCCGGCCGAGCGGGGAGGCAAAACATTGCCGATGCGGGTTTTGCTGCGTTACAATTTCATCAAGATCGAGAAAGAAGAGCCGTGA
- a CDS encoding HD domain-containing protein encodes MIHSIQHRQGPAGGTTLSERIYRDSVHNIIRVRTNTPEGALIVSLIDTPEFQRLRRVRQLGLAHFAYQGAEHSRFTHSLGAFHLATRLLEKLGISYALAPEDVTAVRLAALLHDIGHGAFSHVIESILHFHHEDFTVEAVLSDSTRVGQLLKAFDAGLPARIADIIRGTFRPMALSQLVSSQLDVDRMDYLLRDSLMTGVKYGVYDLEWIIKSIEINEAADQLYVSAPGIYAVEDYLQARYYMFRQVYFHRSLRAAEAVLQSLLRRALDLYAAGEAVWFVPGTPFERILNRESLSLDEHLALDDSDVLFHIKRWKASDDAVLADLAGRFIDRRLFKAFDLDMPEGERDGFVNAVRAIAEKQGLDPDHYVIEDKGGDVAHNFYIKDDAKPKDLIYVEDGFAHPQIREISEVSSAVRGLQKGYRIHRLCFADELKDKVSRLYHS; translated from the coding sequence TTGATTCATTCAATTCAGCATCGCCAAGGTCCCGCTGGAGGCACGACACTGTCCGAGAGAATTTACCGCGATTCGGTACACAATATAATACGCGTAAGGACGAATACGCCTGAAGGTGCGCTGATCGTCTCGCTCATCGATACGCCCGAGTTTCAGCGGCTGCGACGCGTTCGCCAGCTTGGCCTTGCTCATTTTGCATATCAGGGCGCCGAGCATTCGCGATTTACGCACAGCCTTGGTGCGTTTCATCTCGCCACTCGCCTTCTCGAGAAGCTCGGGATCAGCTACGCGCTCGCCCCCGAAGACGTGACCGCGGTTCGGCTGGCAGCTTTGCTTCACGACATCGGCCACGGGGCTTTCTCGCACGTTATCGAATCGATCCTGCATTTTCATCACGAGGATTTTACGGTCGAGGCCGTTTTGAGCGATTCGACGCGCGTCGGACAGCTTCTAAAAGCATTCGACGCCGGCCTGCCTGCCCGGATCGCCGATATCATTCGCGGCACATTTCGCCCGATGGCGCTTTCGCAGCTGGTCTCGTCACAGCTGGACGTTGACCGGATGGATTATCTGCTTCGCGATTCGCTGATGACCGGCGTGAAATACGGCGTTTACGACCTTGAGTGGATCATCAAGTCGATCGAGATCAACGAGGCGGCCGATCAGCTCTATGTTTCGGCTCCGGGCATTTATGCGGTCGAAGATTACCTTCAGGCGCGCTATTACATGTTTCGTCAGGTCTATTTTCATCGCTCGCTCCGAGCCGCTGAGGCCGTGCTCCAATCGCTACTTCGCCGAGCCCTCGATCTATACGCTGCAGGCGAGGCTGTGTGGTTCGTTCCGGGAACGCCCTTTGAACGTATCCTGAACAGAGAGAGCCTCTCGCTCGACGAACATCTGGCGCTTGACGATTCGGACGTGCTTTTTCACATAAAGCGATGGAAAGCCTCGGATGACGCGGTGCTTGCCGATCTCGCCGGCCGGTTCATCGATCGACGTTTGTTCAAAGCATTCGATCTCGACATGCCGGAAGGCGAACGCGACGGGTTCGTCAACGCGGTGCGGGCGATCGCTGAGAAGCAAGGCCTTGACCCTGACCACTATGTGATCGAGGATAAGGGCGGCGATGTCGCGCACAATTTTTACATCAAGGACGATGCGAAACCAAAGGATCTGATCTACGTCGAAGACGGCTTTGCCCACCCGCAGATACGCGAAATATCGGAGGTCAGTTCGGCGGTTCGCGGGCTTCAGAAAGGCTATCGGATCCACCGGCTTTGTTTCGCCGACGAATTGAAGGACAAAGTCTCACGCCTTTATCATTCCTGA